The Bradyrhizobium ottawaense genome window below encodes:
- a CDS encoding Dyp-type peroxidase, with protein MKASHLSEQLADIQGMLGSGYGWLKTSRFWLLTIKAGREDDARAWLAGLVDKKLVVSAADVRKSRTHPVDDAVAIAFSYLGLAKLGCDETAAHPFPSPFSSGMGCDLRALLLRDSPREWRWSDVEGGAGGPVHVLVGEWRMRRSAAEMASAPEKSAELDPDPDVFDVIKVDNDPCAFQQKAGDEEERLYESFGFRDGLAQPVISELREERGAERKKIRRDAGILYEDRVVAPGEFILGYRNEYDELTYCPNVKRWPGDATYTSGRFALNGTYLAVRQIEQDVDAFAKFEAVYGEAVCEKMMGRRRNGKPLSWQGSPGVPISDSEADAFRFRVDDANGFGCPKGAHIRRVNPRDTLGIDLQSSIKSVKLHRLLRRGRPYREEVANEKPRKGIFFIACNADLERQFEFIYQRWLRNPRFVCLNDQDDPLVGKPAATRSFSMPGLASGEEVSLAAFTQTLGGGYFFLPGISALKFILGREGSSKAVGSEAVVALAP; from the coding sequence ATGAAGGCCTCGCATCTCTCCGAACAGCTCGCGGACATTCAGGGAATGCTCGGAAGCGGCTATGGCTGGTTGAAGACCAGCCGCTTCTGGCTGCTGACGATCAAGGCGGGCCGCGAGGACGATGCCCGGGCGTGGCTCGCAGGGCTCGTCGACAAGAAGCTGGTGGTCAGTGCCGCCGATGTCAGGAAATCGAGGACCCACCCCGTCGACGATGCCGTCGCGATCGCTTTCAGCTATTTGGGGCTGGCAAAGCTCGGATGCGACGAGACTGCTGCGCATCCTTTCCCGTCCCCGTTCAGCAGCGGCATGGGCTGCGACCTGCGCGCGTTGCTGTTGAGGGACAGTCCGCGAGAATGGCGCTGGTCCGATGTTGAAGGCGGTGCCGGCGGCCCCGTGCATGTCCTGGTTGGCGAATGGAGAATGCGACGGAGCGCTGCCGAGATGGCGAGCGCGCCGGAGAAGTCGGCAGAACTGGATCCTGATCCTGATGTGTTCGATGTCATCAAGGTCGACAACGATCCCTGCGCCTTCCAGCAAAAGGCGGGCGACGAGGAAGAAAGATTGTACGAGTCCTTCGGGTTTCGCGATGGCCTCGCGCAGCCCGTGATCAGCGAGCTCAGGGAGGAGCGCGGCGCCGAGCGCAAGAAGATCAGGCGGGATGCCGGCATCCTCTACGAGGACCGCGTCGTCGCCCCGGGGGAATTTATTCTGGGCTATCGCAACGAATACGACGAGCTGACCTATTGCCCCAACGTCAAGCGATGGCCCGGCGACGCCACGTATACGAGCGGCCGCTTCGCGCTGAACGGGACCTATCTCGCGGTTCGCCAGATCGAGCAGGATGTCGATGCGTTCGCGAAATTTGAAGCGGTGTACGGCGAGGCTGTCTGCGAGAAGATGATGGGCCGTCGAAGGAATGGAAAGCCATTGTCGTGGCAAGGCAGTCCCGGCGTTCCGATTTCGGATTCGGAAGCCGATGCATTTCGCTTTCGTGTCGACGACGCGAACGGCTTTGGCTGTCCGAAGGGAGCCCATATCCGCCGCGTCAATCCGAGGGATACGCTCGGCATCGACCTGCAATCGAGCATCAAGTCGGTCAAGCTGCACCGGCTGCTGCGCCGGGGGCGGCCCTATCGCGAGGAGGTTGCGAACGAAAAGCCGCGCAAGGGCATCTTCTTCATCGCCTGCAACGCCGATCTCGAGCGGCAGTTCGAGTTCATCTACCAGCGCTGGTTGCGAAATCCCCGGTTCGTCTGCCTCAACGACCAGGACGACCCTCTCGTCGGCAAGCCCGCTGCCACCAGGAGCTTCTCCATGCCGGGATTGGCAAGCGGCGAGGAAGTGTCCCTGGCCGCGTTTACGCAGACGCTGGGGGGAGGCTATTTCTTCCTTCCCGGAATCTCTGCGCTCAAATTCATCCTCGGCCGCGAGGGCAGTTCGAAGGCGGTCGGCTCAGAGGCCGTCGTAGCCTTGGCGCCCTGA
- a CDS encoding arginyltransferase has protein sequence MTQHSRDTPQFYLTAPSPCPYLPGRHERKVFTHLVGERAGDLNDLLTHGGFRRSQSIAYRPACDQCRACVSVRVVANEFRPSRNFRKVMARNSDIIGEQRSAVPTSEQYSVFRAYLDARHRHGGMADMTVLDYAMMVEDSHVETRIIEYRKRGPDSGITGRGEELIAVALTDVLSDGLSMVYSFFEPGQVSRSMGTFMILDHIARARRQGLPYVYLGYWIEGSKKMDYKARFLPQQRLAPSGWLRVDAQGDAASEPQD, from the coding sequence TTGACCCAGCACTCGCGCGATACCCCCCAATTTTACCTTACGGCGCCGTCCCCCTGCCCGTATCTGCCGGGTCGGCATGAGCGCAAGGTGTTCACGCACCTCGTGGGAGAGCGCGCCGGTGACCTCAACGACCTCCTGACCCATGGCGGCTTCCGCCGCAGCCAGTCGATCGCCTACCGGCCGGCCTGCGACCAGTGTCGCGCCTGCGTCTCGGTCCGGGTCGTCGCCAACGAGTTCCGCCCCTCCCGCAACTTCCGCAAGGTGATGGCGCGCAACTCCGACATCATCGGCGAGCAGCGCAGCGCGGTGCCGACCTCCGAGCAATATTCGGTGTTCCGCGCCTATCTCGACGCCCGCCACCGCCATGGCGGCATGGCCGACATGACCGTGCTCGACTACGCCATGATGGTCGAGGACAGCCATGTCGAGACCCGCATCATCGAATACCGCAAGCGCGGCCCCGACAGCGGCATCACCGGCCGTGGCGAGGAGCTGATCGCGGTCGCGCTGACCGACGTGCTCAGCGACGGCCTGTCGATGGTCTATTCGTTCTTCGAGCCGGGCCAGGTCAGCCGCTCGATGGGCACCTTCATGATCCTCGACCACATCGCCCGCGCCCGTCGGCAGGGGCTGCCTTACGTCTATCTCGGCTACTGGATCGAGGGCTCGAAGAAGATGGACTACAAGGCCCGCTTCCTGCCGCAGCAGCGCCTCGCGCCCTCGGGCTGGCTGCGCGTCGACGCACAGGGCGACGCGGCCTCCGAGCCGCAGGATTGA